Proteins from a genomic interval of Medicago truncatula cultivar Jemalong A17 chromosome 3, MtrunA17r5.0-ANR, whole genome shotgun sequence:
- the LOC25489232 gene encoding F-box protein SKIP19, producing MKGSCIKKAKVDSTTKPNWLELPIGLTKNILQRLGTIDIVTSARNVCPLWRKICQDPLMWRTIHIASGFTIDCFAYMGKICRSAIDLSSSNLEDITISWFATDELLEYLAHR from the coding sequence ATGAAGGGGTCGTGTATCAAGAAAGCTAAAGTTGATAGCACGACAAAGCCAAACTGGCTTGAACTTCCGATAGGCTTGACAAAGAACATACTTCAGAGACTTGGTACTATTGATATTGTGACAAGTGCACGCAATGTTTGTCCTTTGTGGCGGAAAATTTGCCAGGACCCTCTAATGTGGCGTACCATTCACATAGCTAGTGGTTTCACCATTGATTGTTTTGCTTACATGGGGAAGATTTGTCGCAGTGCCATTGACCTAAGTAGCAGTAATCTGGAAGACATTACTATTAGCTGGTTTGCAACTGATGAACTTCTTGAATATTTGGCTCATAGGTAA